Proteins from one Panulirus ornatus isolate Po-2019 chromosome 44, ASM3632096v1, whole genome shotgun sequence genomic window:
- the LOC139762722 gene encoding uncharacterized protein, whose amino-acid sequence MKPSTVVYLIVWCWVAILPSPSTATRDCKVPENMTGEAKVATQGWPVLVAFRLSKMEDIRLQLGISQSNQTHTNLTLTYIGEQNGALQMELMVESSVMPRSKTLLVLVMPDSWNTLKVNLHRNKLVLVVAGHSASVNYTTRSLVDFPHHRGVDAVTSTCHGVCLIDVDLQCLYDAVEDPAVPAGHTNVSGNKKEHPGPTSWPLFLVLVLLALVFVLILTWRYQRRQIKRRRRLQAEEEAARKRLSQGGSPGRRENGLAAGGLDGRRGSGQEARIWDEGRVHYSTVLVGYDGPYTGGDEDDFLAAADPKRENWL is encoded by the exons GAGATTGCAAAGTCCCGGAAAACATGACGGGGGAAGCCAAGGTAGCGACGCAAGGATGGCCAGTTCTCGTCGCCTTCAGGTTATCAAAAATGGAGGACATCAGACTGCAGCTGGGAATTTCGCAGTCCAACCAAACGCACACCAACCTCACTCTTACTTACATAGGAGAG CAAAATGGCGCCCTGCAGATGGAACTGATGGTGGAGAGCAGCGTCATGCCACGTAGCAAAaccctgctggtgctggtcatgCCGGACTCGTGGAACACCCTGAAGGTCAACCTCCACAGGAAcaagttggtgttggtggtggccggGCACAGCGCCTCCGTCAACTACACCACCCGCTCCCTGGTCGACTTCCCTCACCACCGTGGCGTTGATGCTGTCACCTCCACTTGTCATGGCGTCTGCCTTATTGACGTAGATCTGCAGTGTCTTTATG ATGCTGTCGAAGATCCGGCAGTCCCAGCTGGACACACGAATGTCTCAGGGAACAAGAAGGAGCATCCCGGCCCGACATCATGGCCATTATTCCTGGTGTTGGTCCTGCTGGCGCTGGTGTTTGTGTTGATCCTGACGTGGCGCTACCAGCGTCGGCAGATTAAGCGACGTCGTCGCCTCCAGGCGGAGGAGGAAGCGGCCAGGAAGAGACTCAGCCAGGGAGGGAGCCCCGGGCGGAGGGAGAACGGCTTAGCGGCAGGAGGCCTCGATGGGAGGCGGGGGAGTGGCCAAGAGGCTAGGATATGGGACGAAGGACGCGTGCACTACTCCACCGTGCTCGTGGGCTACGACGggccttacactggtggggacgaGGATGACTTCCTCGCCGCTGCGGACCCCAAGCGGGAGAATTGGCTCTGA